ATTATTCCATAATGTTGGCAAACAGCCCGGTGGTAATGGTAATTTAACCGCAACAAAACCCTCTTCCTGATTTGTAATAATGGTTCCATCATCTTCTAATATTTGCACATCAAAGCCGGGAACAGGTTTACCGGCACTTCCTGCTTTTGCCGGAAATGGCTCAATGCCCATTAAAACTCCTAACATTGGCCAACCACTTTCTGTTTGCCACCAATGATCGATAACTGGTTTGTGCAACAAATCATTTACCCAGTGATAAGTTGCAGGATCACATCGTTCGCCTGCAAGAAATAATATTTTAAGATGAGATAAATCTTTATTCTTCATTAATAATCCATCAGGGTCTTCTTTTTTAATTGCACGAATAGCAGTTGGTGCAGTAAACATTGTTTAGATCGGAA
This sequence is a window from Thermococcus sp. M36. Protein-coding genes within it:
- a CDS encoding AMP-binding protein, with amino-acid sequence MFTAPTAIRAIKKEDPDGLLMKNKDLSHLKILFLAGERCDPATYHWVNDLLHKPVIDHWWQTESGWPMLGVLMGIEPFPAKAGSAGKPVPGFDVQILEDDGTIITNQEEGFVAVKLPLPPGCLPTLWNN